From Ipomoea triloba cultivar NCNSP0323 chromosome 5, ASM357664v1, the proteins below share one genomic window:
- the LOC116020368 gene encoding TMV resistance protein N-like, with translation MASSSSSSSTTAWVFDVFLSFRGETRKSFTDHLYEDLRQAGVNTFRDDEEIRKGENISDELLKAIKGSKISIIVFSKTYAQSRWCLDELVKILDCKKNFQQMVLPIFYNVDPLDVRKQTGEFGKALAQHLQRFSDQKVDEWKVALTNVADLSGWNLQTMTNRYNSFSLDLSYAGLIIKQCRMIASDIRNMSHGFVYMISLDFCFGVGIATRSKSSGASAWVGDECNVEKKKYMEDES, from the exons AtggcttcttcttcatcatcttcatctacTACTGCTTGGGTGTTTGATGTTTTCTTAAGTTTTAGAGGAGAGACAAGAAAATCTTTTACTGATCATCTTTATGAAGATTTGCGTCAGGCTGGAGTTAACACCTTTCGAGACGATGAAGAAATCCGAAAAGGTGAGAACATCTCTGATGAGCTATTGAAGGCCATCAAGGGGTCCAAGATATCCATCATTGTATTTTCCAAAACTTATGCCCAATCCAGATGGTGCCTTGATGAATTGGTGAAGATTCTAGACTGTAAGAAAAATTTTCAACAGATGGTTTTGCCTATATTCTACAACGTTGATCCTTTAGATGTTCGTAAACAAACAGGCGAATTTGGTAAGGCATTGGCTCAACATCTACAACGATTTAGTGATCAAAAAGTTGATGAGTGGAAAGTTGCACTCACTAATGTTGCTGATTTGTCTGGATGGAATTTGCAAACCATGACAAACCG ttataattcattttcattggATCTTTCATATGCTGGTTTAATCATTAAGCAATGTCGAATGATTGCTAGTGATATCAGGAACATGTCT CATGGATTCGTTTATATGATTTCGTTGGACTTTTGTTTTGGAGTTGGTATCGCTACCAGAAGCAAAAGCAGTGGTGCCTCAGCATGGGTTGGAGATGAATGCaatgtggagaagaagaagtatatgGAAGATGAGAGTTGA